From the Myxococcota bacterium genome, one window contains:
- a CDS encoding DUF2304 domain-containing protein, translating into DGLRMLTRAIGAWTPSSTMFFLGELFLVAICLNYAVRLSRASLSIKNLAQEVALLRTEIEKLARGKAGSA; encoded by the coding sequence CGACGGCCTGCGCATGCTCACGCGCGCCATCGGCGCCTGGACGCCGAGCTCGACCATGTTCTTCCTGGGTGAGCTGTTCCTGGTGGCGATCTGCCTGAACTACGCGGTGCGGCTCTCGCGCGCGAGTCTCTCGATCAAGAATCTGGCGCAGGAGGTGGCGCTGCTGCGCACCGAGATCGAGAAGCTCGCTCGCGGCAAGGCGGGGTCCGCATGA